The genomic region GAGCTTGAACGCGGGTTCGTTGTCCCCAGCGTGACCGTCCTTGCGAAGGTCGCAGCCGTCTTAGAGGTCACCATGGCGGACCTGGTGGCCGGAGAATCTCCTCGAGAGGAGTTGTTCAAGGAGACCGTTGGCTTGCGGGAGGAGCAGATCCGCAACTTGCTGGAAACAGTTCGTCAACTCAAGGCATCCTCCCACTCCTGACGAGTGCAGCCAAGGGAACCTCGACCCGTGCCTTAGATTCGGAGTGTGACGACTGAAAACGCCTGCCGCCCGCCCCGACTCTTAGACCAAGATCGAAACCCTGCACCTGTGCTACAATGGCCTGCTCGATCCAATTGGCGTTACGCAACCCCCGGTGCTGATGCTGGCGCGGTTGCTTTCCACAACCTCGACCTAGCCAAGCTTTGCGGCGATGTTGCGCCAGACGTCCCGCATTTGACCATCTAGTCGACTTCGCGAGCTGCCTCCACCATCGCCTTCCGGAAGGCCATCGGACGCGCCATGGGCAGGAAAGCCTGTCGCCCGCCGCCCACCCCTACGACGAGCACTGACCCGAAGCCCAAGAGCCTGGCGAGAAGGCTCTGCTCGACGCGGATCGACTCGAAGCGGCTCAGCGAAAGCTCGAAGGTGCTCCGGCGCAGGAACCCGCTCGCGATGACGATGCGTCGGCTCGTCACGACCGCCTCGCAGGTCAGCCAGCGCGCGAGCGGGAGGAGGAACAGCGTCAGGAACGCAGAGGGGTAGAGGAAGATCGTCCAGTGCAGGCGACCGCGATG from Anaeromyxobacter paludicola harbors:
- a CDS encoding helix-turn-helix domain-containing protein, whose translation is MKSLRTTRGINFDAFVEECEVGRGYVSELERGFVVPSVTVLAKVAAVLEVTMADLVAGESPREELFKETVGLREEQIRNLLETVRQLKASSHS
- a CDS encoding PH domain-containing protein; translated protein: MRYVDSIVAPEEEILHRGRLHWTIFLYPSAFLTLFLLPLARWLTCEAVVTSRRIVIASGFLRRSTFELSLSRFESIRVEQSLLARLLGFGSVLVVGVGGGRQAFLPMARPMAFRKAMVEAAREVD